The Stieleria sp. JC731 genome has a segment encoding these proteins:
- a CDS encoding threonine aldolase family protein yields the protein MIFASDNWAGAANEIAESLRQHSEGFSPAYGESELDKKLEARFNDLFEREVAVFFVGTGTAANSLAMSAFNRPGGFVLCHREAHMIEDECGAPEFFTSGARLAPIDGAYGKLDPEHLREGLERFDPNFVHHGQPMAVSLTQSTEVGTLYTCDELKQISELTHSFGLPLHMDGARFANAMVRLGVSPAEMTWKSGIDILSFGGTKNGCWCAEALVFMDPARAKQLPFIRKRAAQLFSKTRFIAAQFHAYLDNDLWISLAKHSNAMSDELAKRLDHFEELRIAWKCQSNELFVTMPKDLAKKLLDKGAKFYPWPVPAEFAGKLKKGEGLYRLVTSFATQQEHIDDFIAAIESTIAR from the coding sequence ATGATTTTTGCAAGTGACAACTGGGCAGGCGCCGCCAACGAAATCGCCGAATCATTGCGGCAACACTCCGAAGGCTTCTCGCCGGCTTACGGAGAAAGCGAGCTAGACAAAAAGCTGGAAGCTCGATTCAACGATTTGTTCGAACGCGAAGTCGCGGTGTTCTTCGTCGGAACCGGTACCGCAGCGAACTCGTTGGCCATGTCGGCATTCAACCGCCCTGGTGGGTTTGTGCTTTGCCATCGTGAAGCCCACATGATTGAGGACGAATGCGGTGCACCGGAATTCTTTACCTCCGGTGCTCGACTGGCGCCGATCGACGGAGCGTACGGCAAGCTGGATCCAGAACACTTACGCGAAGGCCTTGAGAGGTTCGATCCAAACTTTGTCCATCACGGGCAACCCATGGCCGTTAGCCTGACGCAATCCACCGAAGTCGGAACGCTTTACACTTGCGATGAACTGAAGCAAATCTCCGAACTGACTCATTCATTCGGACTACCGCTGCACATGGACGGAGCTCGGTTTGCAAACGCAATGGTTCGTCTCGGCGTTTCGCCAGCAGAGATGACTTGGAAATCCGGTATCGACATTTTGTCATTCGGTGGCACGAAAAATGGCTGTTGGTGCGCAGAAGCCTTGGTGTTTATGGATCCGGCGCGAGCGAAGCAACTGCCGTTTATCCGCAAACGCGCGGCCCAACTGTTTTCAAAAACACGATTCATCGCGGCTCAGTTCCACGCCTACCTGGACAACGATCTGTGGATTTCGCTGGCCAAACACTCCAACGCGATGTCGGACGAACTCGCCAAACGGCTCGATCACTTCGAAGAGCTTCGCATCGCGTGGAAATGTCAATCCAACGAGCTGTTTGTCACCATGCCTAAAGATTTAGCCAAGAAGCTGCTCGATAAGGGAGCCAAATTTTATCCTTGGCCAGTCCCGGCAGAGTTTGCTGGAAAATTAAAGAAGGGCGAGGGTCTGTACCGGCTGGTCACCTCGTTCGCAACGCAACAAGAACACATCGACGACTTCATCGCCGCGATCGAATCCACAATTGCTCGATAG
- the hemL gene encoding glutamate-1-semialdehyde 2,1-aminomutase, with translation MADVKVGAGPKSVAAFERARKLMPGGVNSPARAFGAVGGTPLFIERGEGPYLFDIDGRRYIDYIGSWGPMILGHRHPEVIQAIEEAVAKGTSFGAPTEAESRLAEQIIDAVPSIEKVRLVNSGTEATMSAIRVARGATGRNKVIKFSGNYHGHVDSLLVAAGSAAATLGVPDSPGVTPGAGQDTIVLQYNDCEGVKNAFAQHAGEIAAVILEPVVGNMGCVIPEMEFLNTLRLETLADGAILIFDEVMTGFRLAYGGAQERFGVVPDMTTLGKVVGGGMPLGAYGGRADIMDNVLPAGKVFQAGTLSGNPVAVAAGSATLKSLETDSPYEQLDEMGERMATGLAAVATKHGVPHQVQQIGSMMTLFFNGSPVQNWPDADRSDREMFGRYFWGLIEEGVYMPCSQFEALFFGSQHSESIIDETLDAVDRVLSKI, from the coding sequence ATGGCAGACGTCAAAGTAGGTGCGGGACCGAAGAGTGTGGCGGCGTTTGAGCGAGCAAGGAAGCTGATGCCCGGTGGTGTAAATAGCCCCGCGCGAGCCTTCGGGGCGGTCGGTGGTACTCCGCTGTTTATCGAACGTGGCGAAGGCCCGTACCTGTTCGACATCGATGGTCGCCGCTACATCGACTATATCGGATCGTGGGGGCCGATGATTCTGGGCCATCGTCATCCTGAAGTCATTCAAGCGATCGAAGAGGCCGTGGCCAAAGGGACCAGCTTTGGTGCCCCAACGGAAGCGGAGTCCAGGTTGGCTGAGCAGATCATTGACGCTGTCCCCAGCATCGAAAAGGTTCGCTTGGTCAATAGCGGGACCGAAGCAACGATGAGCGCGATTCGTGTTGCTCGCGGTGCGACCGGACGCAACAAAGTCATCAAGTTCTCAGGGAACTATCACGGGCATGTCGATAGCCTTTTGGTCGCCGCGGGCAGCGCCGCTGCGACACTGGGCGTCCCCGATTCGCCCGGTGTGACGCCTGGTGCTGGGCAAGACACGATTGTCTTGCAGTACAACGATTGCGAGGGCGTTAAAAATGCGTTCGCGCAGCACGCCGGAGAAATTGCCGCGGTGATTTTGGAACCGGTCGTCGGAAACATGGGATGCGTGATCCCCGAGATGGAATTCCTGAATACATTGCGGTTAGAGACTTTGGCGGACGGCGCGATCCTGATTTTTGACGAGGTGATGACCGGATTCCGATTGGCCTACGGTGGAGCGCAAGAGAGGTTCGGGGTTGTTCCCGATATGACCACGCTCGGAAAAGTCGTCGGCGGCGGGATGCCATTGGGGGCCTATGGTGGTCGTGCCGACATCATGGACAACGTTCTGCCGGCGGGCAAGGTTTTCCAAGCGGGGACTTTGAGCGGAAATCCTGTCGCGGTAGCTGCCGGAAGTGCAACGCTGAAGTCACTCGAAACCGATTCGCCTTATGAGCAGCTCGATGAGATGGGCGAACGAATGGCAACGGGCTTAGCCGCAGTTGCGACCAAGCACGGTGTGCCTCACCAGGTTCAGCAAATCGGCAGCATGATGACGTTGTTTTTCAACGGGAGCCCAGTTCAGAATTGGCCCGATGCCGATCGAAGCGACCGAGAGATGTTTGGACGCTACTTCTGGGGCTTGATCGAAGAAGGCGTCTATATGCCGTGCAGCCAATTTGAAGCGTTGTTCTTTGGCAGTCAGCACAGCGAGTCGATCATCGATGAAACTCTCGATGCCGTCGATCGCGTCCTATCGAAGATTTAA
- a CDS encoding DUF1573 domain-containing protein, producing the protein MSRAKFVATLAFTICLLAGGATEGLAAWPDNAFPVKTHDFGTVAVAAKTEFRFPIHNPYTKPLHLRTVRRSCGCTTPIIETEYIQPGQTGSILARFNTDTFRGKKGATLTVVVDEPFYSEVRLRVDGYIRSDMVFHPGSIDFGAISQGEPQSKTSKILYAGRSDWQIADVRSNVPWLVPTSKMVSRSGTRVTYELTVAVREDAPTGSFQDEIVVITNDNKRPEVPFKVSGSIESPLTISPQAIAFGSVKPGEKLMKQLVIKGNSDFTIDSITCEGWDVDFPESKVAKRVHIVRANFTAADVNGPTKSTIEIKTGGEQSVTAKAVLTADVREE; encoded by the coding sequence ATGTCACGCGCGAAATTCGTCGCGACTCTTGCCTTCACCATTTGCTTGCTCGCTGGCGGAGCAACCGAAGGACTAGCCGCGTGGCCAGACAACGCCTTCCCTGTAAAAACGCACGACTTCGGAACCGTTGCGGTCGCAGCAAAAACCGAATTCCGTTTTCCGATTCACAATCCCTATACCAAACCGCTGCACCTCCGAACGGTTCGTCGCAGCTGCGGTTGCACCACGCCGATCATCGAAACCGAATACATCCAACCTGGTCAGACCGGCTCGATTCTCGCGCGTTTCAACACCGACACATTTCGTGGCAAGAAAGGTGCAACACTAACCGTTGTGGTCGACGAGCCTTTCTACAGCGAAGTCCGACTGCGCGTTGATGGTTACATCCGTAGCGATATGGTCTTCCACCCTGGATCGATCGACTTTGGTGCGATCAGCCAAGGCGAACCGCAATCGAAAACGTCAAAGATTCTCTACGCTGGACGGTCGGATTGGCAGATTGCGGATGTCCGTAGCAACGTCCCTTGGTTGGTCCCAACCTCCAAAATGGTCAGCCGTAGCGGCACCCGTGTGACTTATGAACTGACCGTTGCCGTCCGTGAAGACGCCCCGACAGGCTCTTTTCAAGACGAAATCGTTGTGATCACAAACGATAACAAACGTCCCGAAGTCCCCTTCAAAGTCTCCGGTAGCATCGAAAGCCCGCTGACCATTTCGCCCCAAGCGATCGCGTTCGGCAGCGTCAAACCGGGTGAAAAGTTGATGAAGCAGTTGGTGATCAAAGGCAACAGCGACTTCACGATCGACTCGATCACATGCGAAGGCTGGGATGTTGACTTCCCCGAGTCCAAAGTTGCCAAGCGTGTGCATATCGTGCGGGCGAACTTCACCGCTGCCGATGTCAACGGTCCAACAAAGTCAACCATTGAGATCAAGACCGGTGGAGAACAATCCGTGACCGCCAAAGCAGTTCTGACTGCAGACGTGCGTGAAGAATAG